The nucleotide sequence TTCTGGTTTAGCAATTCATCATTTAGATGATGAAGCTAAAAAAAAGCTTTTCAAAACAATCCATAAACTTCTGAATGACGGTGGATTATTTATAAATGCAGACCAGGTTTTGGGTGAAAATAATTTTTCGGAAGCACTTTACACTTCTACTTGGAGAGAGAAAGTTGTAGCCAATAAAACTTTGACATCAGAAGAAAAAGAAGCAACATTTGAAAGAATTAAACTCGATAAAATGAGTCCACTGAAGGAACAACTAAAATGGTTGGAAGATGTAGGGTTTAAAAATGTGGCGAACGTATATCAATACTATAATTTTGTTGTTTATAACGCAAAAAAATAAAGGCATAAAAACATCTATTTGATGATTACTTTTTAAAAGAATAAAGAATGCAAAAATTAGTTTTAATCAATTCTCAGGCTGTTCCATTGCCGAGTGAAAATATAGATACAGACCAGATTATTCCGGCGCGTTTCCTCAAAAGTATTAGCAAAGAAGGTTTCGGGGAAAATCTTTTCAGAGACTGGCGGTATAATGTTCATACAAATGAGCCAAACGCTGATTTCGTTCTGAATAATTCTAAATATTCCGGAGAAATATTAGTGGCAGGAAATAATTTTGGATGTGGAAGCAGTAGAGAACACGCGGCTTGGGCGTTGACAGATTACGGTTTCAAAGTCGTTGTGTCAAGTTATTTTGCAGATATTTTCAAAGGAAATGCGCTTAACAACGGACTTCTTCCTGTTAAAGTTTCGGAAAATTATTTAAAAGATTTGATGAATACCATTACGAACCAGCCGGAAACAAAAATTATTGTTGATGTAGAAAGTCAAATCATTTCTTTCAATGAGAGAACAGAAAATTTCGAACTCGATTCTTATAAAAAAATATGTCTTTTGAATGGCTATGACGACATCGATTTCTTAACCAGTAAGAAAGAAGCTATCCAAAAATTTGAACAAAAAACACAGAAAGTATATGAGCAAAACTTATAAAATAGCAGTTTTAGCAGGCGACGGAATAGGTCCGGAAGTTACCAAGGAAAGTGTGAAAATATTGAAAGTAATCGGTGAAACTTTTCAATATAAATTCCAATTCGATTATGGAAGTGTGGGAGCAGAAGCTATTTATCAGACAGGAAATCCACTGCCGGATGAGACTTTGGCATTGTGTAAAAATTCTGATGCTGTTTTGTTTGGAGCAATTGGTGATCCAGCATTTGACAATAATCCGGATGCAAAAGTTCGTCCGGAGCAAGGTTTGTTGAAATTGAGAAAAGAATTAGGATTGTTTGCGAATATCAGACCGATAAAAACCTACGCTTCTTTGATTAAAAAAAGTCCGTTGAAAAAAGAAATCGTTGATGGAACGGATATTCAAATCTATCGTGAGCTGATTAGCGGAATTTATTTCGGGGAAAAATTCACGGATGAAAATGGTGAATATGCTTACGATCTTTGCAAATATTCCAGAGAAGAAATCATTGGAATTACACATTTGGCATTCCAAGATGCGCAGAAAAGAAAGAAAAAACTGACATTGATTGACAAGGCTAATGTTCTAGATACATCCAGACTTTGGAGAAAAATCGTGAAAGAAATTGCTGTGGAATATCCGGATGTTGCATTAGATTTTATGTTTGTGGACAACGCTGCTATGCAAATGATTCTCAATCCAAAACAGTTTGATGTAATCCTTACTGAGAATATGTTTGGTGATATTATTTCAGACGAAGCCAGTGTAATTGGAGGCTCTATTGGATTGTTGCCTTCAGCTTCTATTGGCGAGGATAACGGACTTTTTGAACCAATCCACGGGTCTTATCCTCAAGCCAAAGGAAAAGGAATTGCGAATCCAATCGCTTCAATCTTGAGCGCGGCAATGTTGTTGGATTATTTAGAACTGGATCAAGCTGCTGATAAATTGAGAAAAAGTGTAGAGCACGCTATAGAAAGCAAGTTTGTAACAATAGATTTGAATGCGGAACAGCATTATACCACTTCAGAAGTTGGTGATTTTATCGCAGATTATATTAAGTTTTCAGAAAAGTCTTATTATAATTTTGAAAATATTCAATTGGGCAAATCCACAATCGTTTGATGAGATGAAGTCTGTAAAAAGAGCCGAAGATATTCGGCTCTTTTGAAAAATGTAAAGTTATATATAGGGATGTGATTGGTTTTAATCTTTACTACCCAGAGAGTCCATTTCGTCAGACATTCCTTTTTCTGGTTTATAAGCAGCACTCCGCTCGTCAGTAAAGTATAGGTTATTTTTTGCTTTTGCAATTATCCTAGCTCTTTTATGTTCAGAAATGGGATACTCGTGATGTGTATCTGTATATTTCCCAGAAATGTAATCTCGGGTTTTTTCTTCTATGTCAATGGCGCCGTTTTCGTCAAGAATGCTTTTTACGGCATTTGCATCATCTTCATTATCAACATAAACTGTTACTGTAGCACTATTTATGCTTGCGTATTCGTAGCGATCCTGATCAACACTACTGTCATCAAAAAGCCAATTCCAGAAACCTTTGTTTTTTGTATGATCTACAGTTTCCAAAGTTTTTTTTTCTGATCGCGTGATGGTGTAATCGTAAAATCCTGCATTTTCTAATTTGGTGATGACTTCATTGTATTCCTCTTGATTAGGAAAAATTCCAAAAACGGTGTAAGACATAATAATATTTTTTGTGTGTTAATAATTGGTGTTTTTCAAGAAACAAAAACTATGGCATTATCACATAGAAAGATAATTTTAACTTTATTTTAATATTTAGTCGATGAGCAAAATAATCACCCATTCGTATGAATGGGTGTAGTTATGTTAATTATCAGTATTGTCTGTCTTTCCGTCTTTATTGACTTTCGAACCTTTGTCGATATCGTGTTTATCAATATCTGGCGGATTCTTTTTGTCAGAGGCGGCAGGAATATTTTTGAAATCTTCGGTCTGCTTTTGATTTTCAGAACTGTTGCTGTTTTCGGTTTTTTTATCAGGATTCATAACGTTGGTTTTTTATAATTCGGTAGAAGGAAAAGTGTTCGTTTTATCTTCTATAGAATAATGCAAGGCTTTTGCCAAAACAAAAATTTCGTTAAGATTTTCTTTTAGTTGTTTTTTGCTTTGCTGTTTCAATTGTTCCTGATTCACGCTTTTTGCCATATTTTTCTTGGCAGATTCCATGATATTATTGATGTCACTTTGTTTGAATCTATTCACCGCATAATCATCCATAAAATGAATTTTCACATCCGGAAAAATTTTGATTTCAGGTTGGGGCAATTCATTAATAATCACTTTTTTGCTGATCGTGTCCACATCAATTTTCATTCTTTTCAAATCGTAGGAAACCTGAGCTTTTGCAGTCGTGTAAAGAACCATTTCTCTTGGCAAAATATCGAATCCTGCAACAGTCGCCGCTGCACTTTTATGCGTTTGAAAACTGGAAAAATCTTGTTCCAAAACCACCATTTTGTTCATTTTCTGGATTTGATTCGTAATCAGATAATAATCCTGATTGACAAGAGCAGCATCGTCTTTTTTGTTGCAGCTTCTCCACGATAAGAAAACGAAAACCGTCAGAATAATTCCGAAAATAAAAGAAAGTACACTTGTATATTTATTCATTGATTTAGAATTTATCAGTAATATTTAATTAATAAAAAATATAAAACCACATAGGCACATAGAAAAAATAATTCTAAAAAAGATTAAATAGAAATAAAATACTATTTAATCTTTTAGCTATGCGTCTATGTGGTAAAAAAAATATTTTAAATAATTTAGTTTTATTTAAACAAGCCTGAATTATTATCTTTTTTCAGAATATTAAGCAAATCTCTTTCCAAATAGCCTGTTTCCGGCATTTCTGTGATTCTTCCGATTTCTTTGCCATATTTTTTCACAATAATAGTAGGAACGAGTGAGATATTGTACAGACCTTCTTCGCCGGCTGGTGATTCCTTTTTGCGATTTACAGCGATGATCTGCATTTTATTTGTGTTGTATTTCATCGCATCCAAAATCTTTATCAATCTTGGGAATTCTCTGTGACTGTCTTCGCACCAGCTTCCTACAAAAACTACCAAACTGTAAGAATTAAGTTTTTCTTTTTTTAATTCCGCCAAACTCGATTGGTCAAGTTGGTAACGATTGTACTCTTCATCAAACCAAGTTTTGAAAGGTTCTTTCTTGAATTGATCAAGTGTCTGAGTTCCTAATAACATTTTGCCGTCGTTTTTGGATTCTACTTCTCTGTTGACAATCACTCTTTCAGCACAAGAATTAATAGTTGTGAGTGCAATGATTCCTAATAATATTGAGATTTTTCTCATTTTGTTTTTTGTTTTTAAACACAATTTTTACACAATTTTTTTACAAAGAGCGCAATTTTAAAACTTAATAATTTCATTTGTGAACCTTGTGAAAATCTTTGTGTCTATTGTGGTTAATTATTAATGATGTCAGCCAAATCGGCTGCAGAATAATATTTGTTCTTAAGAACTTTGTTGTCTGCAACTCTGTGAACATTATATTTGTCGCCAGATTTTTCGTAATAAGCATCAGTTCCTTTGTCTTTGTAGAATTCTACAGTTTCCTGCGCCTGAACTTCATTATCACAAGCTTTGGACATATTAGAACGCTGAACTTCATTGAACAATTCCACGAATTTTTCTCCCAAACCAAATTCCAAAACAGCACCGCTCAAAACATATTGCAAATCGCAAAGTGCATCCGCAACTTCTACCAAATCATTATCTTCAATTGCTTTTTTTAGTTCGTCTAATTCTTCTTGTAAAAGACTAACTCTCAATGCAGCACGTTCTTTTGACGGAATCTGTGGCGTGTCAAGAATTGGGGCGTTGAAGGTTTTATGAAATTCGGCTACCTGATTCAGGCTATCTAATTTTTCCATTATTTTTATAAAATTTTAACAAATATAAAAAATGCCGTCCAAGGAGACAGCATTTATAAAACTTTAATGTTTTAATTTTTGATTCTAATCGCAAATATCTCTCCCAATCACCAATCTCTGGATTTCAGAAGTTCCTTCGCCAATCGTACAAAGTTTAGAATCTCTGTAGAATTTCTCTACAGGGAAATCTTTTGTATAACCATAACCACCGAAGATTTGAACAGCATTGTTAGAAATTCTTACACAAGCTTCAGAAGCGTATAATTTTGCCATTGCACCTTCGCGGGTCATTTTTTGTTTCGCATTTTTTAGGTCAGCTGCTCTTCTGATTAGCAATTCTGAGGCATCAATTTCTGTTGCCATATCCGCCAACATAAAGTTAACCGCCTGGAAACTTGAAATGGATTTTCCGAACTGATGTCTTTCCTGAGCATATTTAAGCGCGGCTTTGTAAGCGCCTCTCGCAATTCCCAAACTCAATGCTGCAATAGAAATACGACCGCCATCTAGAATTTTCATTGCTTGTTTGAAACCGCTTCCAACTTCGCCCAATCTATGAGAATCTGGAACACGAACGTTATCGAAAATCAACTCAGCAGTTTCGGAAGCACGCATTCCTAATTTATTTTCTTTTTTACCGGAAGTGAAACCGGCCATTCCTTTTTCCAAAACAAATGCTGTGGAATTATTTTTTGCGCCTTTTTCTCCGGTTCTTGTCATCACTACTGCAATGTCTCCGGAAATAGCGTGTGTGATAAAGTTTTTTGCTCCGTTGATAATCCAGTCATTGCCATCTTTTACAGCCGTTGTGGACATTCCGCCTGAGTCCGAACCTGTGTTGTGTTCAGTTAATCCCCAAGCGCCGATTACTTTTCCGGAAGCTAATTGAGGCAACCATTTTCTTCTTTGTTCCTCATTCCCGAATTCATAAATGTGATTGGTGCACAGTGAATTGTGCGCAGCAACAGATAATCCGATGGAAGGGTCAACCTGAGAAATTTCGTCCAAAATCGTTACATATTCCTGATAACCAAGACCAGAACCGCCATATTCTTCGGGAATTACAATTCCCATAAAACCCAATTCTCCCAATTGATGAAACAATGCTACAGGAAAAGTCTGGCTCTCATCCCAATCCATAATGTTTGGGCGAATATTTTTTTCAGCGAAATCTTTAGCTGTTTCGGCTATCATTTTTAAGTTATCCATAGTTTGGGTTTCCATATTTTTATCTTTGTGCCCAAATATAGAAAAATTAGGCTAAGCACAATTTTTTTTTAAAGTTTGTTTTTTCTTCTTTAATAATCGAGGTTTTCATTATTTTAGCATAGAAATTTTTCACAATGAGTCCAAAACTGAAAACCCTGTTTTTCTTTCTCATCGGCGCATTTGCCGGAATATTGACAATGTATCTCATTTCGAATTACCGAATCGAAAGGAAGTCGGACGTTGGAAGTCAGAAGACCGAAGTTGGAAGTCCAATGTCCGAAGCTAAACAAAGTTCGATTTTGGAAAAATCTTCTAATAGCAATTCGATTGATAAATTAACGAAAGATAATAAAGTGATTGCTTATGTAAAATCCAATCATCAGTTACCTGATTTTTATATCACAAAATCTGAAGCGAAAAGCAAAGGCTGGATTCCGTCAAAAGGAAATCTTTGTGACATTTTACCCGGAAAAGCGATTGGTGGTGATAAATTCAGTAATCGTGAAAAAAAATTGCCAAAAGGCGAACAATATTACGAAGCTGATGTGAATTACAACTGCGGAAATAGAGGTGCAGACCGTATTATTTTCACCAAAAATGGTGACGTCTGGCTGACAAAAGATCATTACAAGTCGTTTATCAGGCAGTAAATAGTTTTTATAAAAGTTTTCTTTGCTGAAACAATATTTTTTTTAATTAAATTTGTAGGTATTAATCCTTTTACAGAAGCAATTATTACTAAAAACGATGACGTATAATAGAGTTTTTTTCCGGTCTGTTTGATGGTTTCTGTAACGGCATTTTCCCAATATTCGCTGAAGCAGTGCATTGATAAATCACAGGAAAACAATAGTGTTATAAAACTGGCGGAGCAGTCTCTGGAAACGCGGGAAAAACTTCTGCAGTCTAACAAAAATAATTATCTGCCAAAAGTTGATCTTTTAGCAGGTTAAATTACATCGGTGAGCCTTTGCGGGTTAATCTGCAACAGGTTAAAGACGGCATTGTAGAAGGTACAGCCAATCAAAGCGTTTACGCAGCCAATTCGGTTTTTCAGCAGATTACAGGCCAGCCACTTACTCAGCAGATCCAGGATGTGATTTATCAGACTTCCAAAGATATTATTGGCGCAGTCTATCCCAATTACAATCCCGCTATTGCCAAACAAAGTTACTTTTTAGCCGGAGTGGCGGTACGGCAGCCAATCTATTTGGGTGGCAAGCTCAAAGCTTCGCAGCAACTTTCTCAGCAGCAGGTGGAGAGCGGAAAAGCTAACCTGCAAACTTCAAAAGATCTTACAGCATACAATATTGCTTTGCAGTACATTCAGATTATGTATCTTAATTCGATGATTGCTAAACAGCAGGAGAGTGTGTCGTCTTTAGATAAAAATGAAAAATATGCCGGGAACCTTATGACGGCGGAGATCATCCCGCCTTATCAGAAAAACTGGGCAGATATTGCAAAAAAACAAGCAGACACCAATCTGAAAAACCTTAATCTGGAAAAGCAGAATGCGCTGCTGATGCTCAAAGACCTAATGGGAATTTCTCTGGATGAACCTCTGGAGATTACCGAAAAACTTAATGAGAATACCATGCTTCCTCCGTTTTCTGAATCCGGGAATAATGCAGATCTCAAACTCCTGAGGAGCAAAAAAAACGGAAGCCGAAACCGGACTTAACATCACCAAATCACTTTCAAAACCCAATATTTTTGCGATTGGCAATGTGCAGTTTTTCCGGAAAGATTTACCGCTGATTACTCCGCCATGGCTGGTAGGTGTAGAAATGCAGTGGACCTTGTTCGATCCCGAAAGAAAATCCCGAAATCTGGCGTCTGAATCGTTGGTTAAAGAAGCGGATCTGCTCATAGAACAAAAACAAAAGGCGGTAAACCTGGCGGCAAAGATTGCAGAAAACAAACTGCTGAGCCTGAAAGAACAAAGCGAAACACTGGATGCCTCACGTCAACAGACTTATACCACAACCGAAATGGTAAGAAAAAGAATGGAGAACAGCCTCTCTTCTGTAAAAGATGTGAATGATGCGCTGCAGCTGCAGTACGAAGCCGAAAAACTGTATTACACTTCTGTAGTTGCTTATCAGACGGCATTGGCTACTTATTTTTATATCAACGGGAATCCGGAAAATATTACCAACTACATCCCTTAATCTGAACAAAAAAGAATGAAAAATTTTATAAAAAATTACTGGGCCGTTTTTATTCCATTGTTTGTACTGGCGGTTGCGCTGATTTACCTGCTGAAAAACAAATCATCAGATACCGATAATAATGCCGTAATCGGGATGGTAGATGCTGATTTTGTGGATGTTTCTGCTTCGCTTCCCGGTAGGGTTATTTCTTTGCTGGTAAAGGAAGGTGATGAGGTTAAAGAAGGCCAGGTTGTGGCACAGTTACAGACTTCGGAGATAGAAACCATACAGGCTCAGGTGTCCGATGCGGTGGTTATCGCACAAAATCAGCTGGATAAAGTGAACCGTGGGGTAGAGCCGGAAGTCTTGGCTTCGGCAAAAAACCTGCAGCAGATTGCGCAGCAGCAGATGGATCTGATGTCGAAAACCTACAGCCGTTTCCAGAATCTGTATGCCGAAGGCGTAGTGTCGGGACAGGAGCGTGATGTGGTTTATTTCAAATATAAAGCCGCGCAGAAAGAGCTGGAAACAGCCAGCCTCAATGTGCAGCTTTTACAGCGTGGCAATAACAAAGAACTGAAAAACTCGGCGCAGGCACTGCTCAATCAAGCCAAAAGCAGCGAAAAACTGGCTGAGCAAATCAAAGACAACAATTCGATAAAAGCGCCCGCTTCCGGAAAAATATCAACGCTGATCTCTAATCAGGGCGAGATGGTGAATGCCGGTTACCCAATGATGACCATCCAAAAAGATCATTCTTTTTTTGTGAAGTTTAATCTCCGTCAAAATCAAATCAATAAAATTGAAAAAGGCAGTGTTGTGACCATGAAAATCCCGGGTTGTACGCCGGAAACCATCAAAGGTAAAGTGGCAGAATTGGCGCCAGCATTGGGGTACGCAGATTGGGTGCCCGAGAAACAGAACGGTGAGTTTGAGCTGAGAACCTTCCAGATTAAAGTAAGGCCGGAGAATCCTAATGCGGTAAAAGGTCTCCGTTCCGGGATGACGGCGCAGCTCGTTTTGGACTAATATCATTCGACATTTAACAACAATATCATTTGAAAACCATCAGCCAAATCATCATCAGAGAATGGAAACGGATTTTTTCGATTCCGAATTTCTATGTAGTCCTGCTGGTGATTCCGCCGTTGAGTTTCTTTTTTTATGGATTGATTTATCAGAAGCAGTTTGCCAAAGAGCTTCCGATGGCTGTTTGGGATGAGGATCAATCCTCTGTCTCCAGAACCCTCACCGATATGATGGAGCAAAATGACAATATCCATTTTACCCATACGGCTTTCAGCAATGCCGAGATCGAAAAGCTGATGAAAGAAGGCCGGATCTTCGGTGCTGTTCATTTCCCTAAAAATATGGAGTCTGATGCCAAGAAAAACCACCAGTCCAATATTACCTTATACACCAATGGTGCTTATCTGGTACCTGCCAAAATGATTTACAAAGGTGCAGCAGAGATCATTATCAAAGGTGGATTGGCCGTGGTGCGGGAAAAAGCCGAAAAGCAAGGGATGCCGGCGCAGTCTGCCAATGCGCTGGTTCAGCCGATAAAACTTAATTCAACCATTTTATACAATCCCGATTTTAATTATAAGATGTATCTCACGCCCGGGCTGATTACTGTTGGTCTGCAGATGGCGCTGATTGTGGCGGCGGTTCTTATCCTTAATCTTGAGTTTAAAAGAAATACCATTGATGACCTTTTGGAGATTTCGCATTCATCATCACAAATTGTGATCGGGAAAATGCTGGCCCATTTGTCGGTCTCGTGGATTCTTTTTGTACTGATTGCCTTTGTGGTTTTTCCTATATATGATTTGGAGAAACCGGGTACGGACTTTAATTTTTTTATCATTTACACATTGATGGCTTTGGCTTGTATCGGGATTGGGATGATGCTGTCAGCGCTGTCAGACAATCTTCTTTTTGTGACCGATGTTGCCTTGTTTTTTACGTCGCCGGCTTTTGTTTTCAGTGGTTTTACTTTTCCGCGCTGGGCTATGCCTTGGTACGATCAGCTCTATTCTGATATAATGCCTTACACACATTTTCTGGATGGTTTTATCAAGCTTTATTTTATGCAGTTGCCTATGCATTATGCAATGCCTGAAGTTTATAAATTATTACTGTTTACGGGTGTTACATTTCCTTTGGCAGTAATTATTTTCCAGAGAAAAATTAATCTTTATCTAAAAAATCAACATTGAAAGCTGTTATCAACATATTGAAGAGAGAAATCCGGAATGTGTCAAAAGATGCCAGCCTTTTTTTGATTCTTCTTCTGGCGCCTATTCTCTATGCTTTTATGTACGGCAGTATTTATCTTAATAAAGGTGAAGAAAAGGTAAAATTGGCGTTGGTAGATGATGATGCTACAGCCATTTCCAGAACATTGACGAGCGAACTGAATTCTACTTCTATTATTGATATTATTCCTGCAAGCGACCTGAAAGATGCTCAGGAAAAAATGTATAATGGTGAAGTTCAGGGTTATTTTTACATTCAGAAAGACCTGGAAAAACTACTGTTGTCTCAAAAACAAGCGAACGTGAATGTGGTTCTTAATGCCTCACGTTTTTTGCCGTCCAGCGATTTGCTAAGTACGGTGACCAAAGTCTGCCTGACGGTGGGTGCCGGCGTAAGAAAAACCTATTTTAACAAGCAAGGGATGAGCGATGAAGAAGCTATGACAATGACTAATCCTATTAATCCCAGATTCCGCATTAGAAAATAAACAGTCCCAAAGGGACGATTTAATATTAATAAAAAATAAAATTAATTTTTTGCAGCAGGGAAACTCCTTTGGAGTTTTATCTGTGTAGAAAAATATCCAAAATCAATCTGCGTTCCATAGGAACGCTATCTGTAGTGTTTTATTTGTTTGTTATTATAGCGCACCGGGCTTAATTTCTTATTGTGTCTACACAGATTCTGCTCCTAAAGGAGCAATTTTATCATTTTCGGAGATTTAATACAACCGGCTATTGCGTAATTTGGGTTAAACCCAAATCACGCAGTTGAAATTTTTTGAGATAAGTCTATGGGGTAATCCCAAATTCCGACGAACCATTTTCTGCGTTTTTTGGTGAGTGCAATCTTCAGTTTAAGTGTGTCACCTACTTTTTCAAAATAAGCTCCAATAGCAAAGGTTCTATATCGTAGTGTAGATAATGTTTTCTGCGTTTTTTCTTGAAGAACAAACAGTCTGAAAATTGACATCAGATTATAAGCAATCATCGAAAATATAAGTGCAGCTTCTGTAGGGAAAAAGCCTTTAAGGTTAAAACTTTCGGCTCCAAAATCTGCCTTTAATTCCTTGATTCTATTCTCTGCATCGCCTCTGTTTCGGTACGTTCTCCAAACATCTGTTGCCGATTGTTCTTGGTTGGTAATATAGGCTGAATAGCGATAATTTCTATGAATTTCATCTTCCGGAAACAGGCTTAATATTCGGCCTGCCGCATTCGGCCGTTGTGCTGTTTTTTGCCTTACAATGACTATCCTTCTTGGCTTTTCCCAGTTTTTTGCTTGATAATATTTGTCGCAAATTTCGATGCCCTCATCAACTTTTATCCAAAAATCTTGCTGGTTTATCAAGTGTTGAATGGGGTGAGTAAATTTTGCAGCGATGATGTATTGGAGTGTTTTTAATTCAAGATAATCCATAATGTCTTTCTGGAAAAAACCACTATCCAAACGAACTAATCCTACTTTTTTATCCCCAAAATTTAAGAGTGTTTCTTCTAAAAATCCTACAAAATTATTTGCCGAAGAAGCATCACCGCTCCTGAGCCAAAAATTAGCGACCATCTTTACATCGTTCACAAATGCAATGATAGGATGATGGCTGTTTCTTCCTTTTTTCTTAGGATTGTAGCCTTTTTTTGCTCCCTCTTGCTCTCCGTATCGAGTAATTACAGATGAATCAATGTCTAACGTAAAATAATTGAGGTTCAAATTCTGAAAAAACCAACTGAAAAAATGATGCCCAACTTGCTGGTTGATGTGTTGTGTAAACTTGCCAAAATAGCGTTTATATGCGTCCTGAGCAGGGGTTTTTCGCCAGTCAAATATTTCCCCAAGAGCCTTATCTGCACGGGTAATTTCTGTGTGCAAAAAACGATTGGCGCCACACCAAATACTCGTAATAAAAGATTCAAGCAAAACTTCTTTTTTATAAGAATTATTGGAAAGTGACACAGGTAAAGATTCGCATTTTTCAATTTGCTCTCTAAAGCCGATTTTGTCCAACATTTGCTTTAAAAACACCATTCCGCCCCAAGGCGTAATCTCTTTATTGGTAAAGGATAGATCGAATTTCATCGCTTATTTTTTTCTACTGCTACGCAGTTGGATATTAGAATACTAAAATACTCTTTTTTTTCTATTGCGGAATTTGGGTTAATCTGGATTACCGGCCACTTTATAATCCTGATATGACGTATGGTTCTTTTCTGCTGCCAGGATTGTTGGCGATTATTCTTCAGCAGACTTTGCTTATTGGTGTTGCTGCAAGCTTGGCATCAGAACGGGAAGAGAAAAAACTGAAAAGTTTATACGACCTGTCCGGTCATAATATTTCTAAAATCATTTTTGGCAAAAGCTTGTTGTACTTTTTTATTTTCATGATTTTTGGGCTGTTTTTTACGGTGGTTAATTTTTCTGTTTTCGGTGTTGATGTGCGGGGCAGTTATTGGGCTTTGGCATTGGTTACAGCCATTTTTATCGCAACTGTGATTGTATTCGGGATGCTGATTGGCAGTTTTTTCAGAACCAAACTATTGACTTTTCAGGTAATGGTTTTTTCTTCTTACCCGATTTTTTTGATCACCGGATACTCGATGCCATATATTGCGTTGCCGGGGTTCATACAGTTTTGTTCGGATATGTTGCCGACTTCGCCTTTTTTGAAAGCTTATATTTCGGTGGTTCAGGAAGGTGGCTCGCTTTCGGATAATCTCCCGGCGATTATTCATCTGTTGCTGTTATGGCTTCTTTTTTCGTTGTTACTTATTTTCAGAATTAAATATTTGACAGGGAATGAAAAATTAGGAACCCAACAAAATATTGCATAGATAATTGTCAGACTTTAATAAAAAATAATCGAAATTTGCTTTTCATCTGGCCGCAAACTAATGGTTGGGTCTCAATTATAAAAAATTATGAAATCGCCATGATTTTAAAACCTAAATACCAATAAAGATTAGGTGATTGCATATGACCATTAAAATAAGAATCTACATATGAAAACTATTTATATCGATTTCGTCAACATCGGCGATTACGAGGATTTTTACGAACAACTGAAATCAAAATTAGAATTACCGGACTATTTTGGCGACAATCTGGATGCACTTTACGACGTGATTTCAGGCGAATTGGAAATGCCGCTTCACATCGAGTTTGTGAATATGAGTGTGGATCAGCTTGAGACTTTCGAAGATCTTTTGACGACTTTGGAAGACGCCGAAGATGAGGTAGAAGGTTTCACCTTTACTTATTACCTTGAACAATACGAAGATGAGGACGCAAATTCTGATGATGATGAAGACTAATACAAGAAAAGCAACCATCGACGATTTGTCTCAACTCGCACAATTGTTTGATGAATACAGAATGTTCTATCACAAAACATCTGATATTTCCGGAGCAGAACAATTCATT is from Epilithonimonas vandammei and encodes:
- a CDS encoding pyrophosphohydrolase domain-containing protein, producing MEKLDSLNQVAEFHKTFNAPILDTPQIPSKERAALRVSLLQEELDELKKAIEDNDLVEVADALCDLQYVLSGAVLEFGLGEKFVELFNEVQRSNMSKACDNEVQAQETVEFYKDKGTDAYYEKSGDKYNVHRVADNKVLKNKYYSAADLADIINN
- the leuD gene encoding 3-isopropylmalate dehydratase small subunit; amino-acid sequence: MQKLVLINSQAVPLPSENIDTDQIIPARFLKSISKEGFGENLFRDWRYNVHTNEPNADFVLNNSKYSGEILVAGNNFGCGSSREHAAWALTDYGFKVVVSSYFADIFKGNALNNGLLPVKVSENYLKDLMNTITNQPETKIIVDVESQIISFNERTENFELDSYKKICLLNGYDDIDFLTSKKEAIQKFEQKTQKVYEQNL
- a CDS encoding ribonuclease domain-containing protein; translated protein: MSPKLKTLFFFLIGAFAGILTMYLISNYRIERKSDVGSQKTEVGSPMSEAKQSSILEKSSNSNSIDKLTKDNKVIAYVKSNHQLPDFYITKSEAKSKGWIPSKGNLCDILPGKAIGGDKFSNREKKLPKGEQYYEADVNYNCGNRGADRIIFTKNGDVWLTKDHYKSFIRQ
- a CDS encoding TlpA family protein disulfide reductase, producing MRKISILLGIIALTTINSCAERVIVNREVESKNDGKMLLGTQTLDQFKKEPFKTWFDEEYNRYQLDQSSLAELKKEKLNSYSLVVFVGSWCEDSHREFPRLIKILDAMKYNTNKMQIIAVNRKKESPAGEEGLYNISLVPTIIVKKYGKEIGRITEMPETGYLERDLLNILKKDNNSGLFK
- a CDS encoding DUF4230 domain-containing protein, with translation MNKYTSVLSFIFGIILTVFVFLSWRSCNKKDDAALVNQDYYLITNQIQKMNKMVVLEQDFSSFQTHKSAAATVAGFDILPREMVLYTTAKAQVSYDLKRMKIDVDTISKKVIINELPQPEIKIFPDVKIHFMDDYAVNRFKQSDINNIMESAKKNMAKSVNQEQLKQQSKKQLKENLNEIFVLAKALHYSIEDKTNTFPSTEL
- the leuB gene encoding 3-isopropylmalate dehydrogenase, producing MSKTYKIAVLAGDGIGPEVTKESVKILKVIGETFQYKFQFDYGSVGAEAIYQTGNPLPDETLALCKNSDAVLFGAIGDPAFDNNPDAKVRPEQGLLKLRKELGLFANIRPIKTYASLIKKSPLKKEIVDGTDIQIYRELISGIYFGEKFTDENGEYAYDLCKYSREEIIGITHLAFQDAQKRKKKLTLIDKANVLDTSRLWRKIVKEIAVEYPDVALDFMFVDNAAMQMILNPKQFDVILTENMFGDIISDEASVIGGSIGLLPSASIGEDNGLFEPIHGSYPQAKGKGIANPIASILSAAMLLDYLELDQAADKLRKSVEHAIESKFVTIDLNAEQHYTTSEVGDFIADYIKFSEKSYYNFENIQLGKSTIV
- a CDS encoding acyl-CoA dehydrogenase family protein gives rise to the protein METQTMDNLKMIAETAKDFAEKNIRPNIMDWDESQTFPVALFHQLGELGFMGIVIPEEYGGSGLGYQEYVTILDEISQVDPSIGLSVAAHNSLCTNHIYEFGNEEQRRKWLPQLASGKVIGAWGLTEHNTGSDSGGMSTTAVKDGNDWIINGAKNFITHAISGDIAVVMTRTGEKGAKNNSTAFVLEKGMAGFTSGKKENKLGMRASETAELIFDNVRVPDSHRLGEVGSGFKQAMKILDGGRISIAALSLGIARGAYKAALKYAQERHQFGKSISSFQAVNFMLADMATEIDASELLIRRAADLKNAKQKMTREGAMAKLYASEACVRISNNAVQIFGGYGYTKDFPVEKFYRDSKLCTIGEGTSEIQRLVIGRDICD